One genomic segment of Paenibacillus sp. FSL H8-0332 includes these proteins:
- a CDS encoding nucleotidyltransferase family protein, translating to MTDRKILNQASLTKEVHLILALLNSGNPDETARKHPQLFTEVNWDLFVELNRQHRVYPYLYSRLSKMEEKVVPSEVLEQLKWQYRRNTVQMLQLSGEMSNIAGQLAELNIRCLFLKGPVLGQELYGDLSQRTSRDLDFLVPMEQLEDAETLLIRLGYEKEDKFESLLGDWKWREHHSTFVHPVSNVNLELHWRLGPGPAKEPAFDELWRHSRTSSTFGQNVRYLGPEDLFMFLAVHGARHAWSRLRWLQDIKMLLMGQQPPDSAKLVRLLQRYDHNAIGGQTLILARELLETPVDTSLAPLMDSPKARRLAQDILFYLPRIVNLNTPPLEPEVEQHFKRYLPSILSTRSRMLRSASFLYPYAADAKTLPLPRMLHFLYFPLRPLLWSWRKVTGAEKGN from the coding sequence ATGACTGACCGGAAGATCCTTAATCAGGCAAGCTTAACCAAGGAAGTACACCTTATTCTTGCACTACTGAACTCCGGAAATCCAGATGAGACGGCGCGGAAGCATCCACAGTTGTTCACAGAGGTGAACTGGGACTTATTCGTGGAGCTGAACCGGCAGCATAGGGTCTATCCCTACCTCTATTCCAGGCTCAGCAAGATGGAAGAGAAGGTGGTCCCTTCTGAGGTTCTGGAGCAGCTAAAATGGCAATACCGCAGGAATACGGTGCAGATGCTCCAGCTTAGCGGTGAAATGAGCAATATCGCGGGCCAGCTGGCCGAGCTGAATATCCGCTGCCTGTTCCTCAAAGGGCCGGTGCTTGGGCAGGAGCTGTACGGAGACCTGTCGCAGCGCACCTCCCGGGATCTCGACTTCCTGGTGCCGATGGAACAGCTGGAGGATGCCGAAACCCTGCTGATCCGGCTGGGCTATGAGAAGGAGGACAAGTTCGAGAGCCTGCTTGGGGACTGGAAATGGCGGGAGCATCATTCGACGTTCGTGCATCCTGTCAGTAATGTCAACCTGGAGCTGCACTGGCGGCTGGGACCGGGGCCTGCCAAAGAGCCTGCGTTCGACGAGCTCTGGCGTCACTCGCGGACCAGCAGCACCTTCGGCCAGAATGTCCGCTATCTGGGGCCGGAGGATCTGTTCATGTTCCTGGCTGTACACGGTGCCAGACATGCCTGGTCCCGGCTGAGATGGCTGCAGGACATCAAGATGCTGCTAATGGGACAGCAGCCGCCCGATTCCGCCAAGCTGGTCCGCTTACTACAGCGCTATGATCACAACGCCATAGGAGGACAGACGCTGATTCTGGCCAGAGAGCTGCTGGAGACGCCGGTCGATACCAGCCTCGCCCCTCTGATGGACAGCCCCAAGGCCCGCAGGCTGGCGCAGGACATTCTGTTCTATCTCCCTCGGATCGTGAATTTGAATACCCCACCGCTGGAGCCGGAGGTGGAGCAGCATTTCAAGCGGTATCTGCCAAGCATTCTATCCACCCGAAGCCGGATGCTCCGTTCCGCCAGCTTCCTGTACCCTTATGCTGCGGATGCCAAAACGCTGCCGCTGCCAAGGATGCTGCATTTCTTGTATTTCCCGCTGCGGCCTTTGCTGTGGAGCTGGCGGAAGGTGACGGGTGCGGAGAAGGGGAATTAG